From one Planktothrix agardhii NIES-204 genomic stretch:
- a CDS encoding alcohol dehydrogenase/acetaldehyde dehydrogenase has product MEKVTNIDQLESLIQRVKVAEQKYATYTQEQVDYIFKKAALAANAARIPLAKMAVEETGMGVVEDKVIKNHFASEIIYNKYKHEKTCGVIEEDKSFGFQKISEPVGILAGIVPTTNPTSTAIFKALIALKTRNGIIFSPHPRAKNCTTAAAKIVLDAAVAAGAPEDIIGWIDAPTVPLSQALMQHPDIKLILATGGPGMVRAAYSSGNPSLGVGAGNTPALIDDTAHIKMAVSSIIISKTFDNGMICASEQSVIVVDSVYEEVKKEFTLRGAYFLTPEERERMAKVIFVNGHLNGEIVGQPVQKLGELAGINLSEETRVIIGEGIEVDENDPFSHEKLSPILAMYRAKDFEDAVVKADTLVQLGGRGHTASLYTSPNNIDHIKRFENTVQTARVLINTPSSQGAIGDIYNFRLDPSLTLGCGSWGGNSISENVEPRHLLNIKTVAERRENMLWFRIPPKVYFKYGSLPVAIRELAGKERAFIVTDKPLFDLGITRSLEGVLEEIGIKYDVFYDVEPDPSLDTVQRGLTLMNTFKPDVIIAIGGGSPMDAAKIMWLMYEHPDIEFEGLAMRFMDIRKRVYELPPLGKKAMLVAIPTTSGTGSEVTPFAVVTDRRTNIKYPLADYALTPNMAIVDPELVLNMPKSLTSFGGVDALTHALESYVSVLASEYTNGLSLEAIRLIFKYLPSSYNNGANDPKAREKMHYASTMAGMAFANGFLGICHSLAHQLGGTFHIPHGLANALMISYVIRYNATDVPFKQATFSQYKYPNAKWRYSRIADYLRLGGDTEDQKIDHLILAIEELKRQVGIPASIKEVLKDISEAEFLAKLDEVADQAFDDQCTGANPRYPLIKDLKQLLIDAYYGHPLVSNDYNGDRIFPVFEPQPTMIGG; this is encoded by the coding sequence ATGGAAAAAGTCACAAATATTGATCAACTTGAATCCCTAATCCAACGGGTCAAGGTTGCAGAACAAAAGTATGCAACCTATACCCAGGAACAGGTAGACTATATTTTTAAAAAAGCGGCTCTAGCGGCAAATGCTGCCCGGATTCCTTTAGCAAAAATGGCCGTAGAAGAAACCGGAATGGGGGTTGTAGAGGATAAAGTGATTAAAAACCACTTTGCTTCAGAAATTATTTACAACAAATATAAACATGAAAAAACCTGTGGTGTCATCGAAGAAGACAAATCCTTTGGGTTTCAAAAAATCTCCGAACCCGTGGGGATTTTAGCCGGAATTGTTCCGACAACAAACCCAACATCAACGGCTATTTTTAAAGCCCTAATTGCCTTGAAAACTCGCAACGGGATTATTTTTTCTCCCCATCCCCGTGCCAAAAATTGTACCACCGCCGCTGCCAAAATTGTCTTAGATGCAGCCGTCGCCGCCGGAGCCCCAGAAGACATTATCGGCTGGATTGATGCACCCACCGTACCTCTGTCCCAAGCCCTAATGCAGCACCCGGATATTAAGCTAATTTTAGCCACTGGAGGGCCAGGAATGGTACGGGCAGCCTATTCTTCCGGTAATCCTTCCCTGGGGGTCGGGGCGGGGAATACCCCGGCTTTAATTGACGATACCGCCCATATTAAAATGGCCGTTTCCTCAATTATTATTAGTAAAACCTTCGACAATGGCATGATTTGTGCTAGTGAACAATCGGTAATTGTGGTTGATTCTGTTTACGAAGAAGTCAAGAAAGAATTTACCCTACGCGGCGCCTATTTCCTAACCCCAGAAGAACGGGAACGGATGGCAAAGGTTATTTTTGTGAACGGACATTTGAATGGGGAAATTGTCGGTCAACCCGTGCAAAAATTAGGGGAATTAGCCGGAATTAATCTCTCGGAAGAAACCAGGGTAATTATTGGAGAAGGGATAGAAGTTGATGAAAATGATCCCTTTTCCCATGAAAAACTTTCTCCGATTTTAGCCATGTATCGGGCTAAGGATTTCGAGGATGCGGTGGTAAAAGCCGATACTTTAGTACAGTTAGGGGGACGGGGACACACCGCCTCTTTATACACTTCTCCCAACAATATCGACCATATTAAACGGTTTGAAAATACCGTTCAAACCGCCCGGGTTTTAATTAATACTCCGTCTTCTCAAGGAGCTATTGGTGATATTTATAACTTCCGTCTTGACCCTTCTTTAACCTTGGGATGTGGCAGTTGGGGAGGCAATTCCATCAGCGAAAACGTCGAACCTCGGCATTTATTAAACATTAAAACCGTCGCCGAACGTCGAGAAAATATGCTCTGGTTTCGGATTCCTCCCAAAGTATATTTCAAATATGGATCTTTACCCGTTGCTATTCGAGAATTAGCTGGAAAAGAACGGGCTTTTATTGTCACCGATAAACCCCTATTTGATTTAGGAATTACCCGTTCCCTCGAAGGAGTTTTAGAGGAAATTGGAATAAAATATGATGTGTTCTACGATGTTGAACCCGACCCTTCTTTAGATACGGTACAACGGGGATTAACTTTAATGAATACGTTTAAACCCGATGTAATTATTGCCATTGGTGGGGGTTCTCCCATGGATGCAGCTAAAATTATGTGGCTGATGTATGAACATCCTGATATCGAATTTGAAGGGTTAGCAATGCGGTTTATGGATATCCGTAAACGGGTTTATGAATTGCCACCTTTGGGCAAAAAAGCGATGTTAGTTGCGATTCCTACTACCTCTGGAACCGGGTCAGAAGTAACGCCTTTTGCCGTTGTCACCGACCGCCGCACTAATATTAAATATCCTTTAGCCGACTATGCCTTAACCCCAAATATGGCAATTGTTGACCCGGAATTGGTGTTAAATATGCCCAAAAGTTTAACCTCTTTTGGGGGCGTTGATGCCCTAACCCATGCCTTAGAATCCTATGTTTCGGTATTAGCTTCGGAATATACCAATGGGTTATCCTTAGAGGCAATTCGGTTAATTTTTAAATACCTGCCGAGTTCCTATAATAATGGAGCAAATGATCCCAAAGCTCGGGAAAAAATGCACTATGCTTCTACTATGGCGGGGATGGCATTTGCTAATGGATTCCTCGGAATTTGTCACTCCTTAGCCCATCAATTAGGTGGGACTTTCCACATTCCCCACGGGTTAGCAAATGCCTTAATGATTAGTTACGTTATTCGTTATAATGCTACCGATGTTCCGTTTAAACAAGCCACTTTCTCCCAGTATAAATATCCGAATGCTAAATGGCGCTATTCTCGGATTGCGGATTATCTGCGCTTAGGGGGAGACACCGAAGATCAAAAAATCGATCATTTGATTTTAGCCATCGAAGAATTAAAGCGCCAAGTGGGAATTCCGGCTTCAATTAAGGAGGTTTTAAAAGATATCAGTGAAGCGGAATTTCTGGCTAAATTAGATGAAGTTGCTGACCAAGCTTTTGATGATCAATGTACCGGAGCCAATCCCCGTTATCCTTTAATTAAGGACTTGAAACAACTGTTAATTGATGCCTATTATGGTCATCCTTTAGTTTCTAATGATTACAATGGCGATCGCATTTTCCCCGTCTTTGAACCCCAACCAACTATGATTGGCGGTTAA